In Laspinema palackyanum D2c, a single window of DNA contains:
- a CDS encoding SBBP repeat-containing protein, with translation MLTVSEPDASGHSTTIHPQLPWIQQLGSANDDRAYGIARDPLGHLYLGGQTQGGLGGTPQGDWDIWFAKYHPNGTPLWIQQLGSAQDDRAYTLTSDPLGNLYIAGTTSGTLAETNGAGYDALIAKYDSNGNPLWIKQFGSVTTDDARSLTTDSMGDVYIAGDTWGDLGGVNRGESDAWFGKYDSNGNLLWVQQLGTPSEDRATGVEGDRAGNLYVTGYTFGSLGAAKAGDADAWVAKYDSTGQQQWVRQFGTEGEDQSNGLALDSAGNIYLTGWTEGTLGESSAGSWDAWVAKYDPTGNLVWIEQFGSANSEGALDIKIDGNDRIYLTGNTWGAIEGHSNTGESDIWVAQYDTNGDRLGGFQFGSTAADSPFGMTVDDAGRVYLGGWTLGDLSGSNPGDYDAWIAQILPNADPILTQNTGLTFEKGATVAIAPTQLQVSDPDGDAIVYTLTSIPKQGALILNQTALTLEDTFTQADIDAGLLFYHSNSWSYSNDSFEFTATDGKGSAIGPTEFTLTRTQIPPTLPSRLEWIRQFESSESGSDSLNGMAVDPAGNLFLTGATLTVNGYTHAWANLWVGQYNPQGEEVWRQNFGQDYYDISTNLTLDNAGNVFVTGLTQYSPGFPSVRSGYFYRGSDAWVTQYDPQGNFVTTYDIRENPSAFNDSASEIALDQAGNLYVRGTRAADPQFPRGDVGSWVTKHDPQGNPLWVKQFPTESLDYATSLAVEPAGTFYLSGYTDFNELAPLSASPWVAKYDTNGEPLWEARLETNYTAFSSTKVALDPFGAVYLTGYSMNSHGDRSFSGPWLAKYNSNGEQEWFKPLEMEGLERAEGLVIDPAGNISLTGTTRADLVQGNSRNIWVAQYNTNGEQLWIEQLGSSEFDTVLGIAVDGGGNLYLAGSTDGDLGGMATGGTETWIAKLNPHLTLDAANALREQIWPDSEGAIATTIPSDRTFTTGADWHSVSPLIPDVTREEDGLMLADEWIFGP, from the coding sequence ATGCTAACGGTTAGCGAACCCGACGCCTCGGGTCACTCCACCACGATTCACCCGCAACTTCCCTGGATTCAGCAACTCGGCAGCGCCAACGACGATCGCGCTTATGGCATTGCCCGAGACCCCCTCGGACACCTCTACCTCGGAGGACAAACCCAAGGCGGATTAGGGGGAACGCCTCAAGGAGACTGGGATATCTGGTTTGCCAAATATCACCCCAATGGCACTCCCCTCTGGATTCAACAACTCGGCAGCGCCCAGGATGATCGCGCCTATACTCTCACGAGCGACCCTCTAGGCAATCTTTACATTGCTGGCACGACCTCCGGCACCTTGGCAGAAACCAACGGTGCAGGATATGACGCCTTGATTGCCAAATATGACAGCAATGGCAATCCCCTCTGGATTAAACAATTCGGCAGTGTTACCACCGATGATGCTCGAAGTCTCACCACGGATAGCATGGGCGACGTATATATTGCCGGAGACACTTGGGGGGATCTAGGTGGAGTCAATCGGGGAGAATCCGATGCCTGGTTTGGCAAATATGACAGCAATGGTAATCTCCTCTGGGTTCAGCAACTCGGCACTCCATCGGAAGACCGGGCCACCGGCGTTGAGGGCGATCGGGCGGGAAATCTCTATGTCACAGGTTATACTTTTGGCAGTTTAGGCGCTGCCAAGGCCGGAGATGCTGATGCTTGGGTTGCTAAATATGACAGTACCGGACAGCAGCAGTGGGTGAGGCAATTCGGAACAGAAGGTGAAGACCAATCCAACGGTCTGGCCCTGGATAGTGCCGGTAATATCTATCTCACCGGATGGACCGAGGGAACATTAGGAGAGAGCAGTGCAGGCAGTTGGGATGCCTGGGTTGCCAAATATGACCCCACGGGCAACTTAGTCTGGATAGAACAATTCGGTTCAGCCAATTCAGAGGGTGCATTAGACATCAAGATTGATGGCAATGACCGAATTTACTTAACAGGAAACACTTGGGGGGCTATTGAAGGCCATAGTAATACGGGAGAATCCGATATTTGGGTCGCACAATATGATACCAACGGCGATCGCTTAGGTGGGTTTCAATTCGGGTCTACCGCTGCCGACTCCCCGTTTGGAATGACCGTAGATGACGCCGGTCGAGTTTATTTAGGGGGATGGACATTAGGGGACTTAAGCGGCAGTAATCCCGGTGACTATGATGCTTGGATTGCCCAAATATTGCCCAATGCTGACCCAATTTTAACTCAGAATACGGGACTCACCTTCGAGAAAGGCGCAACGGTGGCGATCGCCCCGACTCAGTTACAAGTGAGCGACCCCGACGGCGATGCGATCGTCTATACCCTCACATCTATTCCTAAACAAGGCGCTTTGATATTAAATCAAACGGCCTTAACCCTTGAGGATACCTTTACTCAAGCGGATATCGATGCCGGATTGCTATTTTATCACTCCAACAGTTGGAGTTACAGCAATGACAGCTTTGAGTTTACTGCCACCGATGGCAAGGGCAGTGCGATCGGTCCAACCGAGTTTACCCTGACCCGCACTCAAATTCCCCCCACCCTCCCCAGTCGTCTCGAATGGATTCGCCAATTCGAGAGTAGCGAATCTGGCAGCGACTCACTCAATGGCATGGCAGTCGATCCCGCAGGCAATCTCTTCCTCACCGGAGCAACCTTGACCGTAAATGGCTATACCCATGCCTGGGCCAACCTCTGGGTCGGTCAGTATAACCCCCAAGGGGAGGAAGTTTGGCGGCAGAATTTCGGACAGGATTACTACGACATCTCTACCAATCTCACCCTGGATAATGCCGGGAATGTGTTTGTCACCGGATTGACCCAATACTCTCCGGGATTCCCCTCGGTCAGAAGTGGCTATTTTTACCGGGGGAGTGATGCCTGGGTGACTCAGTACGACCCCCAAGGCAATTTTGTGACCACCTACGACATCCGAGAGAACCCCTCAGCATTCAACGATTCCGCATCGGAGATAGCCTTAGATCAGGCAGGCAATCTCTATGTGAGAGGGACTAGGGCCGCCGACCCCCAGTTTCCTCGGGGAGATGTCGGGTCCTGGGTTACCAAGCATGACCCCCAAGGCAACCCCTTGTGGGTCAAGCAGTTTCCTACCGAGTCGTTGGATTACGCCACCAGCCTCGCCGTCGAACCCGCAGGAACTTTTTATCTGAGTGGCTATACAGATTTTAATGAGTTAGCCCCCTTATCCGCCTCGCCCTGGGTCGCCAAGTATGACACGAATGGGGAACCGTTGTGGGAGGCCCGGTTAGAAACCAATTACACGGCTTTCAGTTCTACAAAGGTGGCCCTCGATCCCTTCGGAGCGGTCTACCTCACTGGATATAGCATGAACAGTCATGGCGATCGCTCTTTCTCGGGTCCTTGGCTGGCTAAATATAACAGCAATGGGGAACAAGAGTGGTTTAAGCCCTTGGAAATGGAGGGTTTGGAACGGGCCGAGGGTCTGGTCATTGATCCAGCCGGGAATATCTCCCTGACTGGAACCACGAGGGCAGATTTAGTACAGGGCAATTCCAGAAACATCTGGGTTGCACAATATAACACCAATGGGGAGCAATTATGGATCGAGCAATTGGGATCGAGTGAGTTTGATACAGTTTTAGGCATCGCCGTCGATGGGGGAGGCAATCTTTACCTCGCTGGATCAACCGACGGTGATTTAGGCGGCATGGCTACGGGAGGGACTGAAACCTGGATCGCGAAACTCAATCCACATCTGACATTGGATGCTGCCAACGCACTCAGGGAACAGATTTGGCCGGACAGTGAAGGTGCGATCGCCACCACAATCCCCAGCGATCGCACCTTCACTACAGGGGCGGACTGGCACTCCGTCAGTCCGCTCATTCCTGATGTCACCCGGGAAGAAGACGGGTTGATGTTAGCCGATGAATGGATATTTGGACCCTGA
- a CDS encoding DUF4347 domain-containing protein, which translates to MNHPQSHSVNHLSRISKRYKGLDTTPEPPIQGTPPLTESRTLVFIDAGVSEQQTLLDALTPDTEAIVLDGDRDGIDQIMEAIAGRTNIDSIHLVSHGSSGRVQLGTTQLDAETLDAYLPQWQNLRAALSEGADILLYGCNVGTSDAGITFLQKLAELTGADIAASDDLTGSAELNGNWTLEVRTGNIEAPLPFQSEAIAGYNALLAEKIYTVNAEDVNDLITKITAANNDGQDSIINLGGGTYTLTDFDNSLLGANGLPSIQTDKLTINGNGAQIVRAQGASGFRIFHVGANAHLTLNNLTVKNGWANIPSTPENNNTSDGGGIYNAGTLTLKQSTITGNRAEDDGGGINNAGTLTVIDSSISNNVAKDEGGGIRHTDNQFLTVIGSTINNNEAGKHGGGIQNSSTADISNTTISNNRAANDGGGLYSEGNLTVNHSTIAFNTADRDGKDTGNGGGIFNFNNEEARSYFDISHTIVAGNTDNSPGDVHRDISGPVSRAEYNLIGDWTGIQNLTADTNYSFKSLGVSDINAVITPTLALNGAPTGSPLTHALTLGSPAIDLGDLNLNTDLVTDQRGNPFQREVGEAIDIGAYEKQVLPVITEIMYHPRNDQPHWEWVEIYNPTDQPLDLTGFVFANAGANLEAANINGGTIAAGKTGILFNTNLSPEAFKAGWDTGEIPLIPVSNWPELGLGNTSDRIGLWRNFSNYTLGFTTAIDEVAYDTTGGWPTPSPGASLYLNSLTFSEEDLRTANDNGSNWLTSAIGQPGEPTAVVAKAYESTLAGTNSGLDIGSPGPTDSIPPGFKDFMAQEVTTVGGTTYSFSVTFTDNRAIDWSTLDIGDILVTGPKNESLQVTAIATPNYTGNSPGINVTYQITPPGGRWDKSDNGTYTVTLQRNQVTDTTGNAIAAELGSFLVNINNTPPTLETLNQTSPQNTPFFFKPEYFTNQFTDADGDTLQTISITSLPTTGTLLLDGKPIQNPQEIPLTDIQKLSFVPNEKFNGPVSFTWNGFDGTDYAKTDSTVNLNINANTPPTLETLNQTGTKNTPFFFKPEYFTNQFTDADGDTLKTISITSLPTNGTLILDGKPIQNPGEIALTDIQKLSFVPNENFNGPVSFTWNGFDGTDYAKTDSTVNLNINAPPILLNPLDNQTTTPGTNFNFPIPNNTFYDADIIAFKDRLTYTVTLANGNPIPDWLTFKDDGTFTGTPGRTDIGTLPIIVTVTDQSGASITDTFDLTIQSPNGGGGTGGGNTGGSNSPGTGTGTGTDGGSNNPGTGTGNTGTGTNGGSNNPGTGPGTDGGNNPGTGTGNTGTGTDSGNNLGTGTGTGTDGGNNLGTGTGTGTDGGSNNPGTGTGTGNTGSDGSSNNPGTGTGTGTDGGSNNPGTGTGTGTDGGSNNPGTGTGTGTDGGSNNPGTGTGNTGTGSDGSNNLGTGTGNTGTGSDGGNNPGTNGGNGNSPLIPDSPVNGDRPESENPPANPPNGIPHTNSTNTCNPVPSDPSPSGGCKCPVPPPPEIIFYGPQDRPPVEIFLFGTEENDVIFGDDRHEGILGFAGHDFLWGKGGTDVLYGDTGDDYMLGGVGSEFPVGPGIDRDRIEGGKGNDFINGNEGNDTLYGGRENDIIHGGKDDDLILGNLDNDILYGDLGNDTILGGNGSETPIGPDGDRDLIFGNRGNDLINGNEGDDTIYSGKDDDIAYGGKDNDLIYGDLGNDILMGDQGDDSLFGGTSDPNVPDIGGRDLIYGGDGNDFINGNQGDDTLHGGNGNDTIHGGKDHDIVCGSAGDDLLFGDLGDDTLYGEDGNDTIRGGIGSDVPLGSVGDRDFLCAGAGDDWLEGNAGNDTLIGGSGNDTLYGGKDDDLLYGGDGDDFLSGDLGNDTLTGGTGRDRFVVQSGFGTDLIADFTPGEDSFVLGEGLTFNLLNFFSYQCGTAIALGDEILAIAKGIEPQTMVAEYFIPLT; encoded by the coding sequence ATGAACCACCCACAATCGCACTCAGTCAACCACTTGTCCAGAATTTCAAAACGGTATAAGGGCCTGGATACCACTCCAGAACCTCCCATCCAAGGAACCCCGCCTTTAACGGAGTCCCGCACCCTAGTCTTTATCGATGCAGGGGTTTCTGAGCAACAAACCCTCCTGGATGCTCTGACACCGGATACGGAGGCGATCGTGCTGGATGGCGATCGCGATGGCATCGACCAAATCATGGAGGCGATCGCGGGTCGGACGAACATCGACAGCATTCATCTAGTCTCTCACGGAAGTTCCGGAAGGGTCCAACTCGGCACAACTCAACTGGATGCCGAGACTCTGGATGCCTATCTTCCCCAATGGCAGAACCTGCGGGCGGCCCTCAGTGAGGGGGCGGATATCTTACTGTATGGATGTAATGTCGGGACCTCGGATGCAGGGATTACCTTCCTGCAAAAACTAGCGGAGTTGACGGGTGCGGATATTGCCGCCTCCGATGATTTAACCGGCAGTGCTGAATTAAATGGCAACTGGACCCTAGAAGTGAGGACGGGAAATATTGAGGCCCCCTTACCCTTCCAATCCGAGGCGATCGCGGGCTATAACGCTTTACTAGCCGAAAAAATCTATACGGTGAATGCGGAAGATGTCAACGACCTGATTACTAAAATTACAGCGGCTAATAATGATGGTCAAGATAGTATCATCAATTTGGGCGGGGGTACCTATACCCTCACAGACTTTGATAATTCTCTCCTCGGTGCCAACGGGTTACCCTCGATTCAGACGGATAAGCTAACGATTAATGGCAACGGGGCTCAAATCGTTCGCGCTCAGGGTGCATCCGGTTTCCGGATTTTCCATGTTGGGGCTAATGCTCACCTTACTCTCAATAATCTCACGGTTAAAAATGGCTGGGCCAATATTCCCTCTACTCCCGAAAACAACAATACCAGTGATGGGGGTGGGATTTACAATGCGGGGACTTTGACCCTGAAGCAGAGTACCATCACTGGCAACCGAGCGGAGGATGACGGGGGAGGGATTAATAATGCGGGGACTCTGACGGTTATCGATAGTAGCATTTCTAACAACGTTGCTAAGGATGAAGGGGGAGGAATCCGGCATACAGATAACCAATTCTTGACTGTAATTGGGAGTACCATTAACAACAATGAAGCGGGCAAACATGGTGGAGGCATCCAAAATAGTAGCACGGCGGATATCTCTAATACCACGATTTCCAATAACCGGGCGGCAAACGACGGTGGGGGTTTATACAGTGAAGGAAATCTAACCGTTAATCACAGCACGATCGCTTTTAATACCGCTGATCGTGATGGCAAGGACACCGGCAACGGTGGCGGCATCTTTAATTTTAATAATGAAGAGGCGAGAAGTTACTTCGACATCAGCCATACCATTGTGGCCGGAAACACCGATAATAGCCCGGGTGATGTCCACCGGGATATTTCGGGTCCGGTGAGCAGAGCAGAGTACAACCTGATCGGCGATTGGACCGGCATCCAGAACTTAACTGCTGATACAAATTACAGTTTTAAATCCCTCGGTGTGAGCGACATTAACGCTGTCATCACTCCGACTTTAGCACTGAATGGCGCACCTACTGGGTCTCCATTAACCCATGCCCTCACTTTAGGGTCTCCGGCGATTGATTTGGGTGATCTTAATCTTAACACTGATTTAGTCACTGACCAACGGGGTAACCCATTCCAGCGCGAGGTTGGGGAGGCGATCGATATCGGCGCTTATGAGAAACAGGTTCTCCCGGTGATTACGGAAATTATGTACCATCCCCGCAATGACCAACCACACTGGGAGTGGGTGGAGATTTACAATCCGACGGATCAACCCCTAGACTTAACAGGATTTGTCTTTGCCAATGCTGGTGCTAACCTAGAGGCGGCGAATATTAATGGGGGTACGATCGCAGCAGGGAAAACGGGGATTTTGTTTAATACCAACCTGTCTCCCGAGGCATTTAAGGCAGGGTGGGATACCGGGGAAATTCCCCTGATTCCCGTCAGTAATTGGCCTGAATTGGGATTGGGTAACACCAGCGATCGCATCGGGTTATGGCGGAACTTTAGTAACTATACCCTGGGGTTTACCACAGCCATTGATGAGGTAGCGTATGACACAACTGGGGGATGGCCGACGCCTTCCCCCGGTGCTTCCTTGTATTTAAACTCTCTCACGTTCAGCGAAGAGGACTTGAGAACAGCCAATGATAATGGTAGCAATTGGTTGACCAGTGCGATCGGTCAACCGGGCGAACCCACGGCAGTCGTCGCCAAAGCTTATGAAAGTACCTTAGCTGGAACCAATAGCGGGTTAGATATCGGGTCTCCCGGACCGACAGACTCGATACCGCCCGGTTTTAAAGACTTTATGGCCCAAGAGGTGACCACTGTAGGCGGAACAACCTACAGTTTCAGCGTCACTTTTACCGATAACCGGGCGATCGACTGGAGTACCCTGGATATTGGGGATATTCTGGTCACGGGACCCAAGAATGAGAGTCTCCAGGTTACGGCGATCGCCACCCCCAATTACACCGGCAATTCCCCTGGCATCAACGTCACCTACCAGATTACCCCTCCCGGGGGCCGTTGGGATAAGAGCGATAACGGCACTTATACGGTGACATTGCAAAGAAACCAAGTCACCGATACCACCGGCAATGCGATCGCCGCCGAACTCGGAAGCTTTCTCGTCAACATCAATAATACCCCACCTACCCTAGAAACCCTCAATCAAACCAGCCCCCAAAATACTCCCTTCTTCTTTAAACCCGAGTATTTTACCAATCAATTTACAGACGCTGATGGAGATACCCTCCAGACAATTTCCATTACCTCTCTTCCCACCACCGGAACCCTACTTTTGGATGGGAAACCAATCCAAAATCCCCAAGAAATTCCTCTCACCGATATCCAGAAACTCTCCTTTGTCCCCAATGAGAAGTTTAATGGTCCGGTGAGTTTCACTTGGAATGGATTTGACGGTACTGACTATGCCAAAACTGACTCGACCGTTAATTTAAACATTAACGCTAATACCCCACCTACCCTCGAAACCCTCAATCAAACCGGCACCAAAAATACTCCCTTCTTCTTTAAACCTGAGTATTTTACCAATCAATTTACAGACGCTGATGGGGATACCCTCAAGACAATTTCCATTACCTCTCTTCCCACGAATGGGACCCTAATTTTGGATGGAAAACCAATCCAAAATCCCGGGGAAATTGCTCTCACCGATATCCAGAAACTCTCCTTTGTCCCCAATGAGAACTTTAATGGTCCGGTGAGTTTCACTTGGAATGGATTTGACGGTACTGACTATGCCAAGACTGACTCCACCGTTAATTTAAACATTAACGCTCCCCCCATCCTCCTTAATCCCCTCGACAATCAAACCACCACTCCAGGCACCAACTTTAACTTCCCCATCCCAAATAATACGTTCTATGATGCCGATATTATTGCCTTCAAGGACCGCTTAACCTATACCGTTACCCTCGCCAATGGAAACCCTATTCCCGATTGGTTAACCTTCAAGGATGACGGCACGTTCACCGGCACTCCTGGAAGAACCGATATCGGAACTCTCCCGATTATTGTCACCGTTACAGATCAGTCCGGTGCAAGCATTACGGATACCTTTGATTTAACCATTCAATCGCCTAACGGTGGCGGTGGCACAGGTGGCGGTAATACAGGTGGCAGCAATAGTCCAGGTACAGGTACAGGAACCGGAACCGATGGCGGCAGCAATAATCCAGGTACAGGAACCGGAAATACAGGTACAGGAACCAATGGCGGCAGCAATAATCCAGGTACAGGACCCGGAACCGATGGCGGCAATAATCCAGGTACAGGAACTGGAAATACAGGAACCGGAACCGATAGCGGCAATAATCTAGGTACAGGTACAGGAACCGGAACCGATGGCGGCAATAATCTAGGTACAGGTACAGGAACCGGAACCGATGGCGGCAGCAATAATCCAGGTACAGGTACAGGAACCGGAAATACAGGAAGCGATGGCAGCAGCAATAATCCAGGTACAGGAACCGGAACCGGAACCGATGGCGGCAGCAATAATCCAGGTACAGGTACAGGAACCGGAACTGATGGCGGCAGCAATAATCCAGGTACAGGTACAGGAACCGGAACCGATGGCGGCAGCAATAATCCAGGTACAGGAACTGGAAATACAGGTACAGGAAGCGATGGCAGCAATAATCTAGGTACAGGAACCGGAAATACAGGTACAGGAAGCGATGGCGGCAATAATCCAGGTACTAACGGGGGTAACGGCAATAGTCCTTTAATCCCGGATTCTCCTGTGAATGGCGATCGCCCAGAATCTGAGAATCCCCCGGCAAATCCTCCCAATGGAATACCGCATACCAACAGCACAAACACCTGCAACCCCGTCCCTAGCGACCCCTCGCCAAGCGGTGGGTGTAAATGTCCGGTTCCACCCCCGCCAGAAATTATCTTTTATGGACCGCAAGACAGACCCCCGGTGGAAATCTTCCTGTTTGGAACCGAAGAAAATGATGTCATCTTCGGGGACGATCGCCATGAAGGGATATTAGGATTTGCCGGACATGATTTTCTCTGGGGGAAAGGGGGTACAGATGTTCTGTATGGTGATACCGGGGATGATTATATGCTGGGAGGGGTTGGCAGCGAATTCCCTGTCGGTCCTGGCATCGATCGCGATCGCATCGAAGGCGGCAAAGGCAATGATTTTATCAATGGCAACGAAGGCAACGATACCCTCTATGGTGGTCGAGAAAATGATATCATTCACGGAGGCAAAGACGATGATCTGATCTTGGGTAACCTGGATAACGATATCTTGTATGGTGACCTCGGCAATGATACCATTCTCGGGGGAAATGGCAGCGAAACCCCCATCGGTCCTGATGGCGATCGCGATTTAATCTTTGGTAACCGAGGCAATGATCTGATCAATGGCAACGAAGGCGACGATACCATCTATAGTGGCAAAGATGACGATATCGCTTACGGTGGCAAAGATAATGACCTGATTTATGGGGATTTAGGAAATGATATCCTCATGGGAGATCAGGGAGATGATAGTTTATTCGGCGGCACCAGCGATCCCAATGTCCCCGATATTGGAGGACGAGACTTGATTTATGGCGGGGATGGCAATGATTTCATCAACGGCAATCAAGGGGATGATACCCTGCATGGGGGGAATGGTAACGATACCATTCATGGCGGCAAAGATCATGATATTGTGTGCGGTTCCGCTGGAGATGACCTGTTATTTGGAGATTTAGGAGATGATACTCTCTATGGCGAGGATGGCAACGATACCATCCGAGGTGGCATCGGCAGCGATGTACCCCTGGGTTCCGTCGGCGATCGCGACTTTCTCTGTGCGGGTGCCGGGGATGATTGGTTAGAAGGCAACGCCGGTAATGATACTCTGATTGGCGGCAGTGGCAATGATACGTTGTATGGCGGCAAGGATGATGACCTCCTCTATGGCGGCGACGGGGATGATTTCCTCAGTGGCGATTTGGGGAATGATACTCTCACCGGCGGTACGGGACGCGATCGCTTTGTCGTGCAGTCGGGTTTCGGGACCGATCTGATTGCCGATTTTACCCCTGGAGAAGACTCGTTTGTGTTAGGTGAGGGATTAACCTTCAATCTCCTCAATTTCTTCTCCTACCAGTGCGGAACGGCGATCGCATTAGGCGATGAAATCCTGGCGATCGCCAAGGGAATAGAACCCCAGACAATGGTTGCTGAGTATTTTATTCCGTTGACCTAA
- a CDS encoding M15 family metallopeptidase, whose amino-acid sequence MKPYQHIPILDCGEPLVAIPEEQFALVLPHPYELLGAPYPGRSPFYLRQGVLTALVQAQTYLHQQYPQWQILIFDAYRPIAVQQFMVNYAFTEQVRSQGLDPEKLSPCERQEILEQVYQFWAVPSLDPATPPPHATGAAVDVTLVNEGGIAVDMGSPIDEISPRSHPDYFAQSLDLTHQAYHTHRQILAQAMQQAGFAQHPNEWWHFCKGDQMWAWLTDQETAFYGRIE is encoded by the coding sequence ATGAAACCCTATCAACATATCCCCATTCTTGACTGTGGCGAACCCTTGGTGGCGATTCCTGAGGAGCAGTTTGCCCTCGTGTTGCCTCATCCTTATGAACTCTTGGGCGCACCCTACCCAGGGCGATCGCCGTTTTATCTGCGCCAAGGGGTACTGACGGCTTTAGTCCAAGCACAAACCTACCTCCATCAGCAATATCCCCAATGGCAGATTTTAATTTTTGATGCCTATCGGCCTATCGCCGTGCAACAGTTTATGGTAAACTATGCGTTCACCGAGCAGGTGCGATCGCAAGGATTGGATCCGGAGAAATTAAGCCCCTGTGAGCGCCAAGAAATTTTAGAGCAAGTGTATCAATTTTGGGCCGTTCCCAGTCTGGACCCCGCCACCCCTCCACCTCATGCCACGGGTGCCGCCGTGGATGTTACCTTGGTAAATGAGGGGGGTATCGCAGTGGACATGGGTTCCCCGATTGATGAAATCTCACCGCGATCGCATCCTGACTATTTTGCCCAAAGCCTAGATCTCACTCACCAAGCGTATCACACCCATCGCCAAATCTTGGCCCAAGCGATGCAACAAGCTGGATTTGCTCAACATCCCAATGAATGGTGGCATTTCTGTAAAGGGGATCAGATGTGGGCTTGGTTAACGGACCAAGAGACGGCTTTTTATGGCAGAATTGAGTAA
- a CDS encoding glycosyltransferase family 39 protein, with amino-acid sequence MKTPKLYWNSLRFLVVLVLAIGIFFRFYQLDQKIYWVDEVNTSLRVAGYRKSNFYEQISTGELLTIAQLHEFQSLSPERRWGDTLNALADNAEHAPIYYLLTRLWMEIFGNSITVTRSVAAILSLLAFPALYFLSLELFSTPRVGWIALSLMAVSPLHLLYAQEARQYSLWTVVTLVSGLALLRSLRLKTRGSWAIYAGTVVLGFYSHLISGLVFFGHGLYVGFREQWKSTQSFKSYLIASGMGCAILIPWIVVYFQKNSRLGGWLERDLPLPALMNRWLVNLSSVFFDLHTLYPQRFFDVELGKDFTPLAWGNAWGYVVIPILLLVGYALWVTVRKTPKSVGWFLLTSIAANGLFLMLYDVISGGQRSGIARYLLPSYLALQLAVAYLFASRLRLDTGRNLQRRIWQLAYVILLGAGVVSCAVSASAETWWHKYSCYYDVEVAELVNQAENPQVIGSPDRLSRLIALSYKLNPDVRFLLLPDSDRLEIPDISSPLFLFRPNEKLYKTLESDPRYTLTPIHPLGHIWTVDPIRTPADESRLN; translated from the coding sequence ATGAAAACTCCCAAATTGTATTGGAATAGTTTACGGTTCTTGGTCGTGTTAGTTCTCGCGATCGGCATATTTTTTAGGTTTTATCAGTTAGACCAAAAAATTTACTGGGTTGATGAAGTTAATACCTCTTTGCGAGTGGCAGGATACCGAAAATCCAACTTTTATGAGCAAATTTCCACCGGGGAACTGCTGACGATCGCCCAGTTGCATGAGTTTCAAAGTCTCTCCCCAGAACGGCGGTGGGGAGATACCCTCAATGCCTTGGCTGACAATGCTGAACACGCTCCCATTTATTACCTCTTAACCCGACTCTGGATGGAGATATTTGGCAACTCCATCACCGTGACTCGTAGCGTAGCGGCGATTTTGAGCTTGTTGGCATTTCCTGCCCTTTACTTCCTCAGTTTAGAGCTATTTTCTACCCCAAGGGTAGGTTGGATTGCTCTATCCTTAATGGCGGTTTCTCCCTTACATTTACTGTATGCTCAAGAAGCCCGACAATATAGCTTATGGACGGTGGTCACCTTAGTTTCTGGGTTAGCCTTGTTGCGATCGCTGCGCTTGAAAACCCGAGGCAGTTGGGCAATTTATGCCGGAACTGTTGTCTTAGGCTTCTATTCTCATCTAATTTCTGGCTTAGTCTTTTTTGGACATGGATTGTATGTCGGATTTCGAGAACAATGGAAATCGACTCAATCCTTTAAATCCTATCTGATTGCTTCCGGAATGGGTTGCGCCATCTTGATTCCTTGGATTGTGGTCTATTTTCAAAAAAACAGCCGGTTGGGGGGATGGTTGGAGCGAGATTTGCCTCTACCCGCATTAATGAATCGATGGTTGGTGAATTTGAGTTCCGTCTTTTTTGACCTTCATACCCTCTATCCCCAACGGTTTTTTGATGTAGAATTAGGCAAAGATTTCACGCCGTTGGCTTGGGGAAATGCCTGGGGGTATGTTGTCATCCCGATTCTCCTATTGGTGGGATATGCACTGTGGGTGACGGTTCGCAAAACTCCGAAATCGGTCGGGTGGTTTCTGCTCACATCCATTGCCGCTAATGGCTTGTTTTTGATGCTCTATGACGTGATTTCCGGGGGTCAGAGGTCGGGGATTGCTCGCTATCTTTTGCCCTCCTATTTGGCGCTGCAATTGGCAGTTGCCTATCTGTTTGCCAGTCGCCTCCGTCTCGATACCGGAAGGAATCTTCAGCGTCGAATCTGGCAATTGGCCTATGTGATATTGCTGGGGGCCGGTGTTGTCTCTTGTGCCGTGAGTGCCTCAGCGGAAACCTGGTGGCATAAATATAGTTGTTATTACGATGTCGAAGTTGCCGAACTGGTTAATCAAGCCGAAAATCCCCAGGTAATCGGCAGTCCCGATCGCCTCAGTCGCCTGATTGCCTTGAGTTATAAACTCAATCCCGATGTGCGCTTTCTTCTCCTCCCCGACAGCGATCGCCTGGAAATCCCCGACATCTCCTCCCCCCTCTTCTTATTCCGTCCCAACGAGAAATTATATAAAACCCTTGAATCCGACCCGCGTTATACCCTCACCCCCATCCATCCCCTGGGACATATTTGGACAGTAGACCCCATCCGAACCCCAGCAGATGAATCAAGGCTCAACTAA